One part of the Xiphophorus maculatus strain JP 163 A chromosome 1, X_maculatus-5.0-male, whole genome shotgun sequence genome encodes these proteins:
- the ttll10 gene encoding inactive polyglycylase TTLL10, producing the protein MQEPITSECCQEMYSEDTLAKENKQIFYGKKEEPTTGQSVSPDCSDSQEMTSEGLECALREGALTREEGRKHSHFSVKQKRPCGQTDGSKVEDSFQRSKPRGPTPCSNKGHYKDIKIEEPRGLGPFYFFGGTNGAEIVCSYCERRGWKRIYNKQREDFRLKWCETKSQINYSRFKQGRHLVFQIPNNMILTTKIGLLTSLREFERISSKIKYKDGHRRLKMEEFIPTTFRMDVKEEREDFFSRNAPPEGETDLENAESSMWICKPTGLNRGKGIFLLKNQQEVAEFRLKLQKMEEYQAERKMPLRPIQAHIVQRYIQKPLLLNGRKFDVRSYLLIASTAPYMVFFRHGYVRLTCDVYDPRSKNLSAHLTNQYMQKRNPLYSLLKEDTVWSMESFNTYVNERFQVAKGLPRDWVLGAFAKRMQQIMTQCFFAVKTKLDCRPGFFDLIGCDFMIDEDFKVWLLEMNCNPALHRNCEVLKEVIPRTVGEALDLALELFNKCRLRQQILPLVNQQDFVLLYCGVLGHVDNKRTDSSEFYQKAKNNRKPRQHKTRTEITKGNVAPQEDPLTEVTETETLPLYQNAGSVGGCQKAVRRKTAVPGVRQKLSKCNSAEGRLKAEDDGKQPKA; encoded by the exons ATGCAAGAGCCCATAACATCTGAGTGCTGCCAAGAAATGTACAGTGAAGACACACTGGCAAAGGAAAACAAGCAGATTTTTTATGGAAAGAAGGAGGAGCCAACAACAGGACAATCTGTGTCACCTGACTGCTCGGACTCacaggaaatgacatcagaAGGGTTGGAGTGTGCCCTCAGGGAGGGGGCTTTGACTCGGGAGGAGGGAAGGAAACATTCACACTTCTCTGTCAAGCAGAAGAGACCATGTGGACAGACAG aTGGATCCAAAGTGGAGGACAGCTTCCAAAGGTCCAAACCAAGGGGCCCGACGCCCTGCTCTAACAAAGGACATTACAAAGACATCAAGATAGAGGAGCCTCGTGGACTTGGGCCATTCTACTTCTTTGGAGGAACCAATGGGGCTGAAAT AGTGTGCAGCTACTGCGAGAGGAGAGGATGGAAGAGAATTTATAACAAGCAAAGGGAAGATTTCAGGCTCAAGTGGTGCGAGACCAAATCTCAAATTAACTACAGCCGCTTCAAGCAAG GTAGACACTTGGTGTTCCAGATACCCAACAACATGATTCTCACCACTAAAATCGGCCTCCTCACCAGCCTGCGGGAATTTGAGAGAATAAGCAGCAAAATCAAATACAAAGACGGACACAG GAGGCTGAAAATGGAGGAGTTCATTCCTACAACGTTCCGCATGGATGTGAAGGAAGAGAGGGAAGATTTCTTTTCCCGCAACGCCCCACCGGAGGGTGAAACAG ACTTGGAGAACGCAGAGAGCAGCATGTGGATCTGTAAGCCCACGGGCCTGAACCGGGGCAAAGGAATCTTCCTCCTGAAGAACCAGCAGGAGGTGGCCGAATTCAGACTGAAGCTACAGAAGATGGAGGAGTACCAGGCTGAGCGTAAGATGCCTCTCCGCCCGATTCAGGCTCACATTGTCCAGCG ttaCATCCAGAAACCCCTTCTACTAAACGGCAGAAAGTTTGATGTGCGCTCTTACCTTCTCATTGCCTCCACTGCGCCCTACATGGTCTTCTTTCGTCATGGGTATGTCCGACTGACGTGTGACGTCTACGATCCCAGATCCAAAAACCTCTCTGCTCATCTCACCAACCag TACATGCAGAAGAGAAACCCTTTGTACAGCCTGCTCAAGGAGGACACTGTATGGTCTATGGAGAGCTTCAACACCTACGTCAACGAAAGGTTTCAGGTTGCCAAGGGCCTGCCCAGGGACTGGGTGCTGGGAGCCTTTGCG AAGCGCATGCAACAGATCATGACCCAGTGCTTCTTTGCCGTCAAGACCAAGTTAGACTGCCGCCCTGGATTCTTTGACTTGATTGGCTGCGACTTCATGATCGACGAGGACTTCAAG GTGTGGCTTCTGGAAATGAACTGTAATCCAGCCTTACACAGAAACTGCGAGGTGCTGAAGGAGGTGATACCCCGCACTGTTGGAGAAGCACTGG ATTTAGCTCTGGAGCTGTTCAACAAGTGTCGTCTCAGGCAGCAAATCCTTCCTTTAGTCAATCAACAGGACTTTGTACTGCTGTATTGCGGTGTCTTAGGACATGTCGACAACAAGAGGACCGATAGTAGTGAGTTCTACCAGAAAgctaaaaacaacaggaagccCAGACAGCACAAGACCAGGACAGAGATCACAAAAGGGAATGTTGCACCACAGGAGGATCCTCTGACTGAAGTCACTGAGACAGAAACGTTACCTCTTTATCAAAACGCAGGGTCAGTAGGTGGATGCCAGAAGGCTGTCAGGAGGAAGACCGCAGTACCGGGAGTCAGACAGAAGCTGAGCAAATGCAATTCTGCTGAGGGTCGTTTGAAAGCCGAAGATGATGGGAAGCAACCAAAGGCTTAG
- the LOC111608964 gene encoding uncharacterized protein LOC111608964 — translation MGCCSVTQRHTGVDEVGPDEIELLELSGDNLGVWSLSENRVQLSVRNSRDEQQLAPQPPCKASVRHLEQEVVLWGRTRDELHHRIYSQQPIRGWEGQPAHVYGEVIHSSVVSLCNNYSEEQSERFLLLFPFHLLILSLDHSQEDFIYEGILPVSGLSVRGVSLQLDASHPTHMFEITSAMVDSKVFTCASAGESQRWIQHIEDRRYESMMQPMSPSQCALSYLLPCDENWKREELKKYVMQAPIWNWEGSPIHHMGQPGHTSIVHIINTQRQGLQERLMILFPQDLLLLSVDSKRLHIKYEGRLARQSIKAVERSALPGRLEFELRGELLETLQVSCTCVEDYQAWIFYLQQPDRDSHIIMSQPPPPLVPKLQRNRKESQEPILAGDQCHINGRS, via the exons ATGGGATGCTGCAGCGTGACTCAGAGGCATACGGGAGTGGACGAAGTGGGTCCAGATGAAATTGAACTGCTGGAACTCTCTGGAGACAATTTGGG agtATGGAGTCTGAGCGAAAACAGAGTTCAGCTGTCGGTGAGGAACAGCAGAGATGAGCAGCAGCTGGCACCACAGCCGCCGTGTAAAGCCTCAGTGCGACACCTGGAGCAGGAG GTGGTGCTGTGGGGCAGGACCAGAGATGAGCTCCACCACAGGATTTACTCTCAGCAGCCGATCAGGGGCTGGGAGGGCCAACCCGCTCATGTTTACGGAGAGGTCATCCACTCCTCTGTGGTGTCTCTCTGCAACAACTATTCAGAG GAACAAAGTGAACGGTTCTTGTTGTTGTTCCCTTTTCACCTTTTAATCCTCTCCCTGGATCACTCCCAAGAAGACTTCATTTACGAG GGTATACTTCCTGTTTCTGGCTTGTCTGTTCGAGGCGTATCCCTGCAGCTGGATGCGTCACATCCAACACACATGTTTGAGATCACCA GTGCAATGGTGGACTCCAAGGTGTTTACATGTGCCAGTGCAGGAGAGTCACAGAGATGGATTCAGCACATAGAAGACCGGAGATATGAGTCCATGATGCAACCCATGAGTCCCTCCCAGTGTGCTCTTTCTTATCTT CTGCCCTGTGATGAAAACTGGAAAAGAGAGGAGCTGAAGAAATATGTAATGCAGGCCCCTATATGGAACTGGGAGGGCTCACCCATACACCACATGGGTCAGCCTGGACACACCTCCATTGTTCACATCATCAACACTCAAAGACAG GGTCTCCAAGAAAGACTGATGATTCTCTTTCCTCAAGATCTCCTGCTGCTTTCTGTGGACAGTAAGCGGCTGCATATAAAATATGAG GGCAGGTTGGCTAGACAGAGCATCAAAGCAGTGGAGCGCTCAGCACTTCCTGGACGCTTAGAGTTTGAACTAAGAG GGGAGCTGCTGGAGACGCTGCAGGTCTCCTGCACCTGCGTGGAGGATTATCAGGCCTGGATTTTTTATCTGCAGCAG CCAGACAGAGACAGCCACATTATTATGAGTCAGCCTCCTCCTCCCTTAGTgccaaagctgcagaggaacaggaaGGAGTCCCAGGAGCCGATTTTAGCAGGCGACCAGTGTCACATCAACGGCAGGAGCTGA